The Bacteroidales bacterium nucleotide sequence GGAAGACGGCATGTCTCTACACAAATTTCCAGTCTCATCAAACTCCTGTCAAACCCGTCTGTCGGCGGACAGGCCCGCCTGCTGTCGGGCAGGCAATCAAACCTTCAAACTTTTCACCTTATCTTCTCGTCTTCCCGTGTCATCGTTCTTTCGTGCCGCTAATTCACCCACGCCACGGCGTGGCTCTACACATGCTAAACCAAACACAACTCCCACTCACTACTCATTACTCAAAACTCACTACTTCTCCCATATCCCGGCAATGGCATGACCGCAATGGTCACACTTTCCATCTTCAACATGATTTTCCGTTATATGAAATCCACGCCGGCCGAGGATTTTTTCACCACATCCGGGACAAAAAGTACTTTCTCCTTCTGAGCCGGGAACATTGCCGATATATACATAGTTCAATCCCTCCTCCATACCGATTTTTCTGGCATTATTAAGTACTTCCACAGGTGTGGAAGAGAGGTGTTTTAATTTATGCATGGGCGTAAACCGGCTGAAATGCAGGGGTGAATCCTTAAAGCCGTTATCATAAAGCCAGCCGCACATCTCCCGGATCATATCCAGGTCATCGGTCCACTCCGGAACTATCAGGTTGGTGATCTCCACCCAAACGCCCTCTTCTTTCATAATTTTCAGGGTATTTAGAACCGGCTCCAGTTCCCCGGCATTCAACCGCATGTAGATATCATTACTGAAACTCTTCAGGTCCACATTGGCTGCATCAATATACTTACAGAGGTTGCGCAGAGGCCGCTCATTGATATAACCGGCGGTGATCATCACATTCCGTATTCCCTTGTCTTTAGCCATTTTGGCAGAATCATACATATACTCGTAAAAAATTATGGGCTCGGAATAGGTATAGGCAATGGAGTCGCAGTTGTTCTGCTGTGCCTGTGAGACAAGCTTACCAGGCATCAAATCATAATTTCGTGTTTCTTTAGGGCTTTTTTGAGAGATTTGCCAGTTCTGACAATTTAAACAGGCCAGATTGCATCCGGCAGTGGCCACTGAAAAAGCCCTGCTCTCAGGCAAAAAATGATAAAGGGGCTTCTTTTCTATCGGATCTACATGGACAGAACAAGGGTTTCCGTATACAATGGAATAAA carries:
- the amrS gene encoding AmmeMemoRadiSam system radical SAM enzyme, producing the protein MSNKISKREFIKYSILGGGAFLGLSGLRMPVAPYTESENASRAEVWKWSKEAEYYVPTPRGTKCQLCPNECTVKEGEVGDCRTRVNEDGKLYSIVYGNPCSVHVDPIEKKPLYHFLPESRAFSVATAGCNLACLNCQNWQISQKSPKETRNYDLMPGKLVSQAQQNNCDSIAYTYSEPIIFYEYMYDSAKMAKDKGIRNVMITAGYINERPLRNLCKYIDAANVDLKSFSNDIYMRLNAGELEPVLNTLKIMKEEGVWVEITNLIVPEWTDDLDMIREMCGWLYDNGFKDSPLHFSRFTPMHKLKHLSSTPVEVLNNARKIGMEEGLNYVYIGNVPGSEGESTFCPGCGEKILGRRGFHITENHVEDGKCDHCGHAIAGIWEK